One Bacillus solimangrovi genomic window carries:
- a CDS encoding LytR/AlgR family response regulator transcription factor: MSKMKVLIVDDEPMILKRLTKMLEKTNEIKVISVESAVNFEEKYEKISPDFVILDIDLPCKSGLTLARNIRQQNQEIPIVFLTGHAEYALESYDIGVIDYLLKPITEEKLYRCIERVQRALHINDSSWERIEKMFISPGKIVIKQDANLVFLETGNILLIKKDGRKTIIISMEEQAGQLKETVHYTSESMKDIHNRLDQNMFIRTHNSYIINLKWVYEVVRYSTEAYKVKFKYTKEYALLNRAKLTYLVQKMK; the protein is encoded by the coding sequence ATGAGTAAGATGAAGGTACTTATTGTAGATGATGAGCCAATGATTTTAAAACGTTTGACAAAGATGTTAGAAAAGACTAACGAGATAAAGGTCATTTCTGTAGAATCAGCTGTAAATTTTGAAGAGAAATACGAAAAGATTTCGCCTGATTTTGTTATTTTAGATATTGACCTACCTTGTAAAAGTGGCCTAACGTTAGCACGAAACATAAGACAGCAAAATCAGGAGATTCCTATTGTTTTTTTAACAGGTCATGCAGAATACGCATTGGAAAGTTATGATATTGGGGTAATCGATTATTTGTTAAAACCCATAACTGAAGAAAAGTTGTATCGCTGTATTGAGCGTGTCCAAAGGGCATTACATATTAATGATTCATCATGGGAACGGATTGAAAAAATGTTCATTAGTCCAGGTAAAATTGTCATTAAGCAAGATGCCAATCTAGTATTTTTGGAAACTGGAAATATATTGTTGATTAAAAAAGATGGTAGGAAAACGATCATTATTTCAATGGAAGAACAAGCAGGACAGTTGAAAGAGACTGTTCATTATACGAGTGAAAGTATGAAAGATATTCATAATCGGTTGGATCAAAATATGTTCATCCGTACACATAATAGCTATATTATAAATTTGAAGTGGGTGTATGAGGTAGTCCGTTACTCTACAGAGGCTTACAAGGTTAAGTTCAAGTATACGAAGGAGTATGCACTTCTTAACCGAGCAAAGTTAACATACTTAGTGCAGAAAATGAAGTGA